A window from Populus trichocarpa isolate Nisqually-1 chromosome 3, P.trichocarpa_v4.1, whole genome shotgun sequence encodes these proteins:
- the LOC7483547 gene encoding phytolongin Phyl1.1, with protein MSSMHSTVHYCCVARGNRTLYVYSRGDHEIENSAALCLESTPSYHKWYFETIAEKTFGFLIEDGSVYFTIVDEGLGHPSVLQFLEHVRDEFKKVARKGSRGGFSGMNSINVQEQLVPVICSLITSLEHVVCNDGAGESSSSDNVGLSPSPLNANEQIEVVNSTKAPLLGKSNKQDKRKSKDHVITIRDIELEEHRNSTDRGAKLDSATLDSNNQGGVGSSISLQKDLGSMRIRSSSQSIRKKWWRQVRIVLAIDVAICLILFLTWLSICGGFGCTH; from the coding sequence ATGAGTTCAATGCACAGTACTGTCCATTACTGCTGTGTTGCAAGGGGTAATCGCACCTTGTATGTGTATAGTAGGGGAGACCATGAGATTGAGAATTCGGCAGCATTGTGCTTGGAAAGCACTCCCTCTTACCACAAGTGGTATTTTGAGACGATTGCTGAAAAAACCTTTGGGTTTTTGATAGAAGATGGTTCTGTTTATTTTACAATTGTTGATGAGGGTCTTGGACACCCGAGTGTACTTCAATTTCTAGAGCATGTAAGAGATGAATTCAAAAAGGTTGCTAGAAAAGGTTCTAGAGGAGGTTTTTCTGGTATGAACTCGATCAATGTACAAGAACAATTAGTGCCTGTTATTTGTAGCTTGATAACTTCATTGGAGCATGTTGTTTGCAATGATGGGGCCGGTGAGAGTTCCTCATCTGATAATGTAGGCCTCTCTCCATCACCTCTTAATGCAAATGAACAAATTGAAGTTGTCAATTCTACCAAAGCTCCTTTGTTAGGTAAATCAAATAAGCAAGATAAAAGGAAGTCAAAGGATCATGTTATTACAATAAGAGATATTGAGTTAGAAGAGCATAGAAATTCTACTGATAGAGGGGCTAAGCTTGATTCAGCTACTTTGGATTCCAATAATCAAGGTGGAGTAGGTTCTTCAATATCGCTACAAAAGGATTTGGGTTCAATGAGGATTAGATCAAGCTCTCAAAGCATTCGAAAGAAGTGGTGGCGCCAAGTAAGGATTGTTCTAGCTATTGATGTGGCTATATGTTTGATTCTATTTTTAACTTGGCTATCAATTTGTGGTGGTTTCGGATGTACTCATTGA